The proteins below come from a single Mercenaria mercenaria strain notata chromosome 3, MADL_Memer_1, whole genome shotgun sequence genomic window:
- the LOC123524876 gene encoding beta-1,3-galactosyltransferase 1-like isoform X1 codes for MKYYKRTAFLLIAIVFFLGKCLVWLNLQPRQGDIAKVTKGNISHIEYPVQKLPSSIKHGVNVKLTYLLENPVLCTSVVNLSVLVIVHSAPTHQERRQTIRETWTNNSYYHNVGTVRVLFLLGAVKKMSLQATIENEFDKHADILQGDFIDDYHNLTYKGVMAYKWLSEKCRNAKIILKVDDDVIVNMFYFLSKYMPSFVTKKKYMSCRRFHKNKIMRTRRSKWYVMESFFSNQTAYPDYCQGFVVIITNDLVPALYKSATETPFFWVDDVYLYGLVPRNVSGIQYKHLRYGKDVVFGVETSTNCYRVKKEKCPFLVMLFRANVTSTMKEVWGLIVENNRNISKATEKNESNHALRR; via the coding sequence ATGAAATACTATAAACGTACTGCATTTCTGCTGATCGCAATTGTATTTTTTCTTGGGAAATGTCTGGTTTGGCTTAATCTACAACCAAGACAAGGGGACATAGCGAAGGTGACTAAGGGGAATATTTCACACATTGAATATCCTGTGCAAAAGCTCCCGTCAAGCATTAAACATGGCGTTAATGTGAAATTAACTTATTTACTAGAGAATCCCGTGCTGTGCACCTCGGTTGTCAATTTATCCGTGTTGGTAATCGTGCACTCGGCTCCAACCCATCAAGAACGTCGGCAAACAATAAGAGAAACTTGGACCAATAATTCTTATTATCACAATGTTGGAACAGTCAGAGTATTGTTTTTGTTAGGTGCAGTGAAAAAGATGAGCTTGCAGGCAACTATAGAAAACGAGTTCGACAAACATGCTGACATCCTTCAAGGTGACTTTATAGACGATTATCACAACCTTACATACAAAGGTGTCATGGCATACAAGTGGTTAAGTGAAAAGTGTAGAAACGCTAAAATCATACTAAAGGTCGACGACGACGTGATCGTCAATATGTTTTACTTTCTGTCAAAGTACATGCCGTCTTTTGTgacaaagaaaaaatacatgtCATGTCGTcgatttcataaaaataaaattatgagaACGCGGAGATCTAAATGGTATGTGATGGAATCTTTTTTCAGTAACCAAACAGCCTATCCAGATTATTGTCAAGGTTTTGTGGTTATCATTACAAATGATCTGGTACCAGCCCTGTACAAATCAGCGACGGAGACGCCATTTTTCTGGGTGGATGACGTCTATTTGTATGGACTGGTTCCCAGAAATGTTTCAGGAATacaatataaacatttaagatATGGCAAAGATGTAGTATTTGGTGTTGAAACTTCTACCAATTGCTACAGAGTCAAAAAGGAAAAGTGTCCATTCTTGGTCATGCTGTTTAGAGCGAATGTTACAAGTACAATGAAAGAAGTTTGGGGGTTAATAGTAGAgaataatagaaatatttctaaagCAACAGAAAAGAATGAATCAAATCATGCTCTTCGGAGGTAA